From a single Armatimonadota bacterium genomic region:
- a CDS encoding PH domain-containing protein encodes MFESPRRLHVASILISGMAYLRHGVWPLILTVMTSTKSGEGKIMLILVVGGAVVGLLGFVAPVFSYFFTNYRISDDSLIVNSGFIWRRTRVIPLARIQNVNTRQNLLHRLMGAAAVMVETAAGHGVEAELAAVSRADSIELQNALLQRKSQSEQPIMEAEPPALFQLTPKQLFIAGALSNRLMYIVAGIAGVFQFDDVVDRFIAPIESLAHRLSPVQAVLLSVASFFALFLVGWLLSVIYSLSRFYGFRMERHIKGLKLTYGLFTKIQSVVPLGRVQSLRIAQPLLYQPFGYCEMFADTAGSFDAKELGATNKLCPLASIEQIDVIGQLVFPQFRFMHFQWRRVSPKAVLRYAIRNFLVFLFLFGLACIPARSAWPLLGMVVWAPLSYMLAVLRYRYVGYAEQDGFLAARQGIFRKQVAVVPLDRTQILTVNQSWFQRRWHLADLALTTSSPFGVLHIENLDLDLAYSLQDRLSIESQDRRKAWHGGN; translated from the coding sequence ATGTTTGAGTCTCCGAGACGGCTTCACGTCGCCTCCATCCTGATCAGCGGCATGGCTTACTTGCGCCATGGCGTTTGGCCGCTCATCCTCACCGTCATGACCTCCACGAAGTCCGGCGAGGGAAAGATCATGCTGATCTTGGTGGTGGGTGGCGCGGTTGTGGGACTGCTCGGCTTCGTCGCGCCGGTTTTCTCCTACTTCTTCACCAACTACCGGATCTCGGACGACTCCCTGATCGTCAACTCTGGGTTCATCTGGAGGCGCACCCGAGTGATTCCATTGGCGCGCATTCAGAACGTGAACACGCGCCAAAACCTCCTGCACCGGCTGATGGGAGCGGCAGCCGTCATGGTGGAAACGGCCGCAGGACACGGCGTCGAGGCAGAGCTTGCGGCCGTCTCTCGCGCCGATTCGATCGAGCTCCAAAACGCGCTGCTCCAGAGGAAGAGCCAGTCCGAACAGCCTATTATGGAGGCCGAGCCACCCGCGCTCTTCCAGCTCACCCCCAAGCAGCTCTTTATCGCGGGCGCATTGAGCAATCGCCTAATGTATATCGTGGCCGGCATCGCCGGCGTCTTCCAGTTCGACGACGTTGTGGACCGCTTCATCGCTCCGATCGAGAGTCTTGCCCATCGGCTGTCACCTGTTCAGGCAGTTTTGCTTTCCGTTGCGTCGTTCTTTGCGCTGTTTCTGGTGGGCTGGCTTTTATCGGTGATCTACTCGCTGTCCAGGTTCTACGGCTTCCGCATGGAGCGACACATCAAGGGACTCAAACTCACCTACGGGCTCTTCACCAAGATTCAGAGCGTCGTACCTCTGGGCCGCGTCCAGAGCCTGAGAATCGCGCAGCCGCTGCTCTACCAGCCGTTCGGCTATTGTGAGATGTTTGCCGACACGGCAGGTTCATTCGACGCCAAGGAGTTGGGCGCGACGAACAAGCTATGCCCGCTGGCTTCCATCGAGCAGATCGACGTCATCGGGCAGCTGGTGTTTCCTCAATTCCGCTTCATGCACTTTCAGTGGCGTCGAGTGAGCCCGAAAGCGGTGTTGCGCTATGCGATCCGCAACTTCCTGGTGTTCCTCTTCCTCTTCGGACTGGCGTGCATTCCCGCTCGGAGCGCCTGGCCCCTTCTCGGCATGGTGGTGTGGGCGCCCCTAAGCTATATGCTGGCGGTCTTGCGTTACCGCTACGTGGGTTATGCGGAGCAAGACGGATTCCTGGCCGCTCGCCAAGGCATCTTCCGCAAGCAGGTGGCGGTGGTCCCCTTGGATCGCACGCAGATTCTAACGGTAAACCAATCCTGGTTCCAGAGGCGCTGGCATCTTGCCGACTTGGCGCTCACGACGAGCTCGCCCTTTGGCGTCCTGCACATCGAAAACCTGGACCTGGACCTCGCCTACAGCCTGCAGGATCGCCTTTCGATCGAGAGCCAAGACAGGCGCAAGGCTTGGCACGGCGGCAACTGA
- a CDS encoding beta-propeller fold lactonase family protein produces the protein MVCTTRWPLFAALVLASGCSAPDRIGPQPDGGHKVATGQYLHPAGKQVHIAARPVDMALSSDGAIAFVRENRGVTIVDVGSVRVLQELEIKGGASYTGIEVSPDGSFWTTTAASDLVHVTRSAEGRWAVAETLTLPKPIDKGEAYPCGFAISPDGKSAVVCLSRNNAIGIVDLASGVTVQIPSDICPYSVTVDWERSMAYVSCWGGPPPDSSARRAPSSGTQVAVDARGIAKGGTVVLIDLNLKRRVHRVPAGLQPSDLLIAPKGQRLYVANANSDQVSVIDLAKWRVSQTLVTHTEPGQLFGSAPGALALSPDEKRLFVTLGGNNAVAVFDVSGPAKILGLIPVGWYPGSLALSGQTLCVANVKGVGSRSGPREGGGHSVYDFKGSVSLIPLPTPDALKAMTQRAKADAQFKEALMALERGRSKGAARPVPARLGEPSSIEHVVYIIKENRTYDQVFGDLEPGDGDPRLCTFPRKITPNHHALAEQFVLLDNYYCNGVNSADGHAWAVEGNASAHLERSFGGWTRSYPFGDDPLSYTTTGFIWDNVLKHGLTFRNYGEFVYSDPKPDKTFKQVYDDYTKGTNKVRIEHKIGVERAKLYANPRFPGWGMKIPDVLRAKVFLDDLKAFERKGQFPNFVIIYLPQDHTSGSEEGMPTPRAHMADNDLALGRIVEGLSKSKFWKKMAIFVNEDDPQNGFDHIDGHRSLCLVLSPYSRNRGVVSQFYNQTSVLHTMERILGIPPMNQMDAMAPVMSACFGARADLRPYRCLPSNVPLDELNPKKSALKGEAKYWAEQSSKLDFSRPDAGNDDLRNRILWYATMGAKPYPSEWAGAHGRGLARKGLKLAASNLRDSDD, from the coding sequence ATGGTTTGTACGACTCGGTGGCCGCTTTTTGCCGCTCTCGTCCTCGCTTCCGGCTGTTCGGCGCCTGACAGGATCGGCCCCCAACCTGATGGCGGCCACAAGGTTGCCACGGGACAGTACCTACACCCTGCCGGCAAGCAGGTTCACATTGCGGCGCGCCCCGTGGACATGGCGCTGTCCAGCGACGGCGCCATCGCCTTCGTCAGGGAGAACCGCGGCGTCACGATCGTCGACGTTGGGTCGGTGCGCGTCCTGCAAGAGCTTGAGATCAAAGGCGGCGCTTCCTACACAGGCATCGAGGTTTCGCCGGACGGCTCCTTCTGGACCACCACTGCAGCTTCCGACCTCGTGCACGTCACACGGTCTGCCGAGGGCCGCTGGGCGGTTGCCGAGACCTTGACCCTTCCAAAACCCATCGACAAAGGAGAGGCTTATCCCTGCGGCTTCGCCATCTCGCCGGATGGCAAATCCGCCGTGGTCTGCCTTTCACGCAACAACGCGATCGGGATCGTAGACCTCGCCTCGGGAGTCACCGTCCAAATCCCCTCGGACATTTGCCCTTACTCGGTGACGGTGGATTGGGAACGCTCGATGGCCTATGTGTCCTGCTGGGGCGGCCCTCCTCCCGACTCGAGCGCCAGGCGCGCGCCGTCTTCGGGCACGCAGGTCGCCGTCGACGCCCGGGGGATCGCGAAGGGTGGGACCGTCGTTCTTATCGATTTGAACCTGAAGCGACGCGTGCATCGCGTTCCGGCCGGCCTTCAACCCAGCGACCTCCTGATCGCCCCGAAAGGACAGAGACTCTACGTCGCGAACGCCAACTCCGACCAGGTCTCGGTGATCGATTTGGCGAAATGGAGGGTCTCACAGACCCTCGTGACGCATACCGAGCCGGGCCAGCTTTTTGGGAGCGCTCCGGGAGCCCTCGCCCTATCGCCCGACGAGAAGCGGCTCTTTGTAACGCTGGGCGGCAACAACGCCGTCGCCGTCTTTGATGTCTCTGGCCCTGCCAAGATCCTGGGCCTGATTCCCGTCGGGTGGTACCCAGGGAGCCTCGCGCTTTCGGGCCAGACGCTCTGCGTGGCGAACGTCAAGGGTGTTGGGTCTCGTTCTGGGCCTCGTGAGGGTGGAGGCCATAGCGTCTACGATTTCAAAGGCAGCGTGAGCCTAATACCCTTGCCCACTCCCGATGCTCTGAAGGCGATGACCCAGCGCGCCAAGGCGGACGCCCAGTTCAAAGAAGCCTTGATGGCATTGGAGCGTGGCCGTTCGAAAGGTGCGGCAAGGCCCGTGCCAGCCAGGCTGGGTGAGCCCTCGTCGATCGAGCACGTCGTCTACATCATCAAGGAGAACCGAACCTACGACCAGGTGTTCGGCGACCTTGAACCGGGGGACGGCGACCCCAGGCTATGCACGTTTCCCCGCAAGATCACACCAAACCACCACGCGCTCGCCGAGCAGTTTGTGCTCCTTGACAACTACTACTGTAACGGCGTGAACTCGGCCGACGGGCACGCCTGGGCCGTCGAGGGCAACGCCTCGGCACACCTCGAGCGGTCTTTTGGCGGCTGGACCCGCAGCTATCCATTCGGTGACGACCCGCTAAGCTACACCACCACCGGGTTCATCTGGGACAACGTCCTGAAGCACGGCCTCACTTTCAGGAACTACGGAGAGTTCGTCTATTCCGACCCAAAGCCCGACAAGACGTTCAAGCAGGTCTACGACGACTACACGAAGGGGACGAACAAGGTCAGAATCGAGCACAAGATTGGAGTCGAACGCGCCAAGCTCTACGCCAATCCCAGGTTCCCGGGATGGGGGATGAAGATTCCCGACGTCCTCCGTGCCAAGGTTTTCCTCGACGACCTGAAGGCATTCGAGCGAAAAGGCCAGTTTCCCAACTTCGTGATCATCTACTTGCCCCAGGACCACACGTCAGGCTCCGAGGAGGGCATGCCAACGCCCCGCGCCCACATGGCGGACAATGATCTTGCCCTTGGGAGAATCGTGGAAGGGCTCTCGAAGTCGAAGTTCTGGAAGAAAATGGCGATCTTTGTCAACGAGGACGACCCGCAGAACGGCTTCGACCACATCGACGGCCACCGATCGCTCTGCCTCGTTCTCAGCCCCTATTCGCGCAATCGCGGCGTGGTAAGCCAGTTCTACAACCAGACGTCGGTCCTGCACACGATGGAGCGTATTCTCGGGATACCTCCGATGAATCAGATGGACGCCATGGCCCCGGTTATGTCGGCGTGCTTTGGCGCGAGAGCGGACTTGCGGCCCTATCGGTGTCTGCCCTCAAACGTTCCCCTCGATGAACTGAACCCCAAGAAGAGCGCTCTGAAGGGCGAAGCGAAGTATTGGGCCGAGCAATCTTCAAAGCTCGACTTCTCGCGCCCCGACGCAGGGAACGACGACCTAAGGAACCGCATCCTTTGGTATGCGACGATGGGCGCGAAGCCCTATCCGTCCGAATGGGCAGGCGCCCACGGGCGCGGACTCGCTCGCAAAGGGCTCAAGCTCGCTGCAAGCAATCTCCGAGACAGCGACGACTAG
- a CDS encoding type II/IV secretion system protein has protein sequence MSMQDLSNTNFGASKRFRLILRESGVTREMGGEEMSLAVGIVDNIFMNALETGTSDIHLQPERDQLRIRYRQDGVLHSTGFLPPEQATNVLARLKLSAGMRLDEMREPQDGRIDMEYQGRRLSSRASCVPCLNGEKMVLRILDPTAMKVDLMKLGMPEDVLKNWQRAINIPYGLVIVTGPTGSGKTSTLYASVNQLDHKTKNIVTVEDPVEYEFEQNIAQVQVSEKMSFPRVMRSFLRQDPDIMLVGEMRDPESLAIGIQAGLTGHLVLTTIHTNNAVETIGRMMDMGAEPYLIAGTCVAIMAQRLVRLNCPKCRTPYTPDDDELQLLKVTPEERETAKFAKGAGCPDCRGTGYKGRIGVFELIVGTTDFRHAVASKADYRELMAAARQQGFRTMLEDGKSKVLQGWTTADEVLRAVFTQALD, from the coding sequence ATGTCGATGCAAGACCTCTCCAACACCAATTTCGGCGCCTCCAAGCGCTTCCGACTGATTCTCCGCGAGTCCGGCGTCACGCGCGAGATGGGTGGCGAAGAGATGTCGCTCGCCGTCGGCATCGTGGACAACATCTTCATGAACGCCCTTGAAACGGGCACTTCCGACATCCACCTTCAGCCGGAGCGCGACCAGTTGCGCATCCGCTACCGCCAGGACGGTGTTCTCCACTCGACTGGATTCCTTCCGCCGGAGCAGGCCACGAACGTGCTCGCCAGGCTCAAGCTCTCTGCGGGCATGCGGCTCGACGAGATGCGCGAACCCCAAGATGGCCGCATCGATATGGAGTACCAGGGACGGCGGCTCTCTTCCCGCGCTTCCTGCGTACCTTGCTTGAACGGCGAGAAGATGGTCCTTCGTATTCTCGACCCAACGGCGATGAAGGTCGACTTGATGAAGCTCGGAATGCCGGAGGACGTGCTCAAGAACTGGCAGCGAGCGATCAATATTCCCTATGGCCTCGTCATCGTCACGGGCCCCACAGGTTCTGGAAAGACCTCCACACTCTACGCGTCGGTGAACCAGCTCGACCACAAGACAAAGAACATCGTCACCGTCGAGGACCCGGTCGAATATGAGTTCGAGCAAAACATCGCCCAGGTTCAGGTCTCGGAAAAGATGAGCTTCCCCAGGGTCATGCGCTCGTTCCTGCGCCAGGACCCCGACATCATGCTCGTCGGTGAAATGCGCGACCCTGAATCGCTTGCCATTGGCATCCAGGCGGGTCTGACTGGCCACCTTGTGCTCACCACCATCCACACCAACAACGCCGTAGAGACCATCGGACGAATGATGGACATGGGCGCCGAACCCTACCTCATCGCGGGTACGTGCGTTGCCATCATGGCCCAGCGCCTGGTGCGCCTCAATTGCCCCAAATGCCGAACTCCCTATACACCCGACGATGACGAGCTTCAACTCCTCAAGGTGACACCCGAAGAGCGTGAAACGGCAAAATTCGCTAAGGGCGCAGGCTGCCCGGATTGTCGCGGAACGGGCTACAAGGGGCGTATTGGTGTCTTTGAGCTGATTGTAGGAACGACGGACTTCCGCCACGCAGTGGCCTCCAAGGCGGACTATCGCGAGCTGATGGCCGCCGCCCGCCAGCAGGGATTCAGGACAATGCTCGAAGACGGAAAGTCGAAAGTCCTTCAGGGCTGGACGACTGCCGACGAGGTGTTGCGAGCGGTGTTTACGCAGGCGCTCGACTAG
- a CDS encoding PH domain-containing protein, translated as MDDASTPTPAPPAARRTTGGPRGIHPAIKKVWVVSGLFGSLLSGAMFIVPGYLVFDLQRDRNISKPIAVAVFTVFALIWLGTIAFTLAKIRRQWESWQYEVREHDVVLSWGVFWKTRRHVARDRIQHLDINSGPLDRRFGLVQVGIHTAGGAGTVGVIPGLTPEEAEDLRDMILESQADHV; from the coding sequence ATGGACGACGCCAGCACCCCAACCCCTGCCCCGCCTGCTGCACGACGCACCACCGGCGGCCCGAGAGGCATCCACCCCGCAATCAAAAAGGTCTGGGTGGTTTCGGGCCTGTTTGGCTCGCTCCTTTCTGGGGCGATGTTCATCGTGCCCGGCTACCTTGTGTTCGACCTTCAGCGGGATCGAAACATCTCCAAGCCGATCGCGGTGGCCGTGTTCACCGTTTTTGCCCTCATCTGGCTGGGGACCATCGCCTTCACACTTGCGAAAATCCGGAGGCAGTGGGAGAGCTGGCAGTACGAGGTCCGCGAGCACGACGTCGTGCTGAGCTGGGGGGTGTTCTGGAAGACACGCCGCCATGTCGCTCGGGACCGCATCCAGCATCTCGACATCAATTCGGGACCGCTCGACCGGCGGTTTGGGCTGGTGCAGGTGGGCATCCACACGGCAGGCGGCGCAGGCACCGTTGGCGTCATTCCCGGCCTCACGCCTGAAGAGGCCGAAGACCTGCGCGACATGATTCTGGAGTCTCAAGCCGACCATGTTTGA